A stretch of DNA from Jeotgalibacillus aurantiacus:
TTCCCTTTTACACGGAAGATGAGCTCTGCATCGTGTTCTGTCATCTCGATCAGGTGAATCGTTCTGACTTTATCAACGACTTCTGTTTTGGCTGAAGAGAAGCTTGTGAAGTCGTGCTCTCCAAGGAGGCAGGCTGCCGCCTCACGCATGCTCGTGACATCGAGTGGAAACGGATAATGAACGGCATGATGACGCCTGAATGGCATCGCTACAGACCCTCTGTCGATGATAAACCGGTATTCCTTGGCTTCCACACTAAAACGCGCGTGAAAGTCCTCTGACACCGCCTCAGCACTTAAGACGGCGATGTCATTTTGCAGCTTCTGATTTAAAATGATGGGCCATTTTTCAGGCGGAATGGACGTGTCAGTATCAAAATGAAACACCTGCCCCATCGCATGGACACCGGCATCGGTCCGGCCGCTTGCTGAGATACGGAGAAAACGGCCTTTATGCACTTCCTGCAGGGCCGCTTCGATATCCCCCTGGACCGTGCGCTGGCCCGGCTGGACCTGATAACCGAAAAAGGCCGCTCCGTCATAGGCCACTGTACATTTAATTCTTGTCACCTTCATCACTCCTTACACCATAAAGCGCAGAGCAATGAGAGCAGCTGCAAGCAGGATGAGTGAAGCGAGTGCGATCGTGTCACGGCTGTGCCAGAACAGCAAACGATATTTTGTCCGCCCTTTACCGCCACGGTAGCCGCGTACCTCCATCGCCGTTGCGAGGTCCTCAGCCCGTTTAAAGGCATTGACAAACAGCGGGATCATCAGTGGCACAATGGCTTTCAGACGGTCTTTCAACGGTCCGCTCGACATATCCGAGCCTCTGGCCATCTGCGCCTTCATGATTTTGTCCGTCTCATCCATCAGCGTTGGAATAAAACGCAGGGCAATCGACATCATCAGTGCGAGCTCATGGGCCGGGAACTTAATTTTTTTCAATGGATTTAACAGCCGCTCCATCCCGTCTGTAATCGAAATCGGCGTTGTCGTCAGCGTCAGCAATGACGTCATAAAGACAAGCAGTGTAAACCGGATTGAGATAAAGAACGCCTGACGGATGCCCTCTTCATAAATCCGGATAAAGCCAAGCTCAAAAACAAGATTTCCTTCCCTTGCGAAAAACAGCTGCAGCAGGAACGTAAATCCGATCAGGATCATCACAGGTTTCAGCCCGCTGATTAAAAAGCGCAGCGTCAGTCCTGACAGACGGATACTTGCATACGTAAAGACCGCTGCAACGAGGTAGCCCCACGTGTTATCCGCAATGAAGATAATCGCGATAAAAGCAAAAATAAAGATCAACTTGGCACGCGGGTCCATTTTATGAGCGAATGAGTCTGCGGGAATGTAGCGTCCAAAAATCATTTTCTCCATCATGAGCGGTCACCTCCCTGCTTAAGCAGATCAGCCAGCTCATCCATCGTCAGGCACAGCTTCGGAAATGTCCGGCCGCTTTTCTCTTCCAGTTTGCGCTGGAATTTCACGACTTCCGGTACACCGAGTCCCCACGCTGACAGCTTTTCCTGATCAGCAAACAGCTCTCGTGGCGGCGCTTCATGCACTTTTTTCCCTCTATGCATGACAACGACTTTATCTGCGTAATGGGCAGCGTCCTCCATGCTGTGTGTGACAAGAATCAACGTCAGTCCCCGCTCTTTATGAAGACGGTAGAACATCTCCATCATTTCCTTCCGGCCGCGCGGATCCAGTCCCGCTGTCGGCTCATCCAGAACCAGCACCTCAGGCTCCATGGCCAGTACGCCAGCGATCGCAACACGGCGCATTTGTCCACCTGACAGGTCAAACGGTGACTTGGACAGGATTTCTTCAGATAGACCGACTTCTTTAATCCAGTAGCGCGCACGCTTTTGTGCTTCTTCTTCTGACACGCCAAAGTTCATTGGACCGTAGCAAATATCCTTCATCACAGTCTCTTCAAACAGCTGCTGCTCAGGAAACTGAAAGACGATCCCGACCTTTTGACGGATCGGCTTCAATTCCTTTTCCTTACGCCCAGCCTTTACAGTTCGGTCTCCAATCTGAACAGAGCCGCCTGTAGGCTTTAATAAAGCGTTCAGGTGCAACAGCAGCGTGGACTTCCCTGACCCTGTATGGCCAATAATCGCAACACAGCTGCCAGAGGGAATATCAAAACTCACTTCCTCCAGCGCTCTTTTCTCAAATGGGGTATTGGCCGCATAGCGGTATTCTACTTGTTCAAGACGGATTTCCATAGTTCATTCACCAACTCTTCTTCAGTCAGGGTTAATCCGCCAACAGGCAGCCCCTTTTCCTTTAGTACGTGCTGCATTTTCAGCGGAAATGGCAGATCCAGTCCGAGGTCCACCAGCTCCTGACCCATCGCAAAAATCTCTTCAGGCGTCCCTTCGCGGTAGACCTGACCTTTGTTCATGACTATGATCCGGTCAGCTTTTGCTGCTTCTTCTAAGTCATGTGTGATGGATAGTACGGTCATTTCCTGCTCTTTTTTCAGTTCGCGCACAAGCTCAATAACCTCCTGCCGTCCTGCGGGATCCAACATAGAGGTCGCTTCATCTAAAATAATGATATCCGGGCGGAGCGCCAGCACGCTTGCCATAGCAACACGCTGCTTCTGACCGCCTGACAGGTGATGCGGCTCCTGATCCAGAAATTCATCCATGCGGACCTGCTTTAATGCTCTCTGCACGCGCTTGACCATTTCCTCCTGCGGAATCCCGTGATTTTCAAGGCCAAACGCGACATCATCCTGCACGGTTGTCCCGACAAACTGATTGTCAGGATTCTGAAACACCATGCCAATATGCTTGCGCGTGTCCCAGACGGTCTCTTTTTCTAATACAATATCTGAAATGCGGATTGTTCCCTCATCCGGGAAATAAAGGCCGTTCATCAATTTGGCCATCGTTGATTTTCCGGATCCGTTGTGACCGACAATCGCGGTCCAATCCCCTGTTTTAATCGAGATGGATACATCCTTTAATACATCTGTCTCTGTTCCGGGATATTTGAAGGTTACATGCTCAAGCTTAATCATTTCACTCATCCTGTCGGAACTCCTTTCTGTCTGGCTCTGCTCGACCGGCTCAGGACAATTCCTTAAAGCCTGCTCGTCTGATTTATATTAAATAGGTTTTTGTATAAAACTTTATGAAGCTATCTGAACACGAGAGCTTCATACAGCTATATACAAAAAAAGCGCGCACCTCATTCAAGGAAATGCGCTCGCTTATACTCGCTTGTATGGTTTTCCGGGCTCCATTGTGACGATGGAGGAATGAGGTGCGTAGAGCTAGACGGGACAGGCGGACCTGCCCATCGTAGCGCTCTGCTTTTGTCGTGTCGTATGAATCGTGATTTAAAGAAAGAGGGCGAGAGCAGTTAGGCTCTAACTGTTCCGCCCTCCGTGTGTTCATCGAATTATACTAATTCGATGATTACCATTGGTGCGCCGTCTCCGCGACGTGGACCAACTTTCATGATACGAGTGTATCCGCCTTGACGCTCAGCGTAACGTGGCGCTACATCGTTGAATAGTTTTTGAAGAGCATATACAGTTGACTCTTCGCCTTCTTCGTTTGTAACAGTAGCCATGTCACGACGGATGTAAGCAGCTGCCTGACGACGTGCGTGCAGGTCACCACGTTTTCCAAGAGTGATCATTTTTTCTACTGTTGAGCGAAGTTCTTTCGCGCGAGTTTCTGTTGTTTCAATGCGCTCATTAACGATAAGGTCAGTCGTAAGGTCACGAAGAAGTGCTTTACGCTGAGAGCTTGTACGTCCTAACTTTCTGTAAGCCATGAAGGGTTCCCTCCTTTTTAAAATTCTTTCTATCGGTCAATCAGTCTTCTCTGCGAAGACCTAATCCAAGTTCATCTAATTTCGCCTTAACTTCTTCAAGTGATTTACGTCCGAGGTTACG
This window harbors:
- the truA gene encoding tRNA pseudouridine(38-40) synthase TruA — protein: MTRIKCTVAYDGAAFFGYQVQPGQRTVQGDIEAALQEVHKGRFLRISASGRTDAGVHAMGQVFHFDTDTSIPPEKWPIILNQKLQNDIAVLSAEAVSEDFHARFSVEAKEYRFIIDRGSVAMPFRRHHAVHYPFPLDVTSMREAAACLLGEHDFTSFSSAKTEVVDKVRTIHLIEMTEHDAELIFRVKGNGFLYNMVRIIVGTLLEVGSGKYEPSDVKRMLEAKDRSVAGKTAPAHGLYLWEVEYKK
- a CDS encoding energy-coupling factor transporter transmembrane component T family protein — its product is MMEKMIFGRYIPADSFAHKMDPRAKLIFIFAFIAIIFIADNTWGYLVAAVFTYASIRLSGLTLRFLISGLKPVMILIGFTFLLQLFFAREGNLVFELGFIRIYEEGIRQAFFISIRFTLLVFMTSLLTLTTTPISITDGMERLLNPLKKIKFPAHELALMMSIALRFIPTLMDETDKIMKAQMARGSDMSSGPLKDRLKAIVPLMIPLFVNAFKRAEDLATAMEVRGYRGGKGRTKYRLLFWHSRDTIALASLILLAAALIALRFMV
- a CDS encoding energy-coupling factor ABC transporter ATP-binding protein, producing MEIRLEQVEYRYAANTPFEKRALEEVSFDIPSGSCVAIIGHTGSGKSTLLLHLNALLKPTGGSVQIGDRTVKAGRKEKELKPIRQKVGIVFQFPEQQLFEETVMKDICYGPMNFGVSEEEAQKRARYWIKEVGLSEEILSKSPFDLSGGQMRRVAIAGVLAMEPEVLVLDEPTAGLDPRGRKEMMEMFYRLHKERGLTLILVTHSMEDAAHYADKVVVMHRGKKVHEAPPRELFADQEKLSAWGLGVPEVVKFQRKLEEKSGRTFPKLCLTMDELADLLKQGGDRS
- a CDS encoding energy-coupling factor ABC transporter ATP-binding protein — encoded protein: MSEMIKLEHVTFKYPGTETDVLKDVSISIKTGDWTAIVGHNGSGKSTMAKLMNGLYFPDEGTIRISDIVLEKETVWDTRKHIGMVFQNPDNQFVGTTVQDDVAFGLENHGIPQEEMVKRVQRALKQVRMDEFLDQEPHHLSGGQKQRVAMASVLALRPDIIILDEATSMLDPAGRQEVIELVRELKKEQEMTVLSITHDLEEAAKADRIIVMNKGQVYREGTPEEIFAMGQELVDLGLDLPFPLKMQHVLKEKGLPVGGLTLTEEELVNELWKSVLNK
- the rplQ gene encoding 50S ribosomal protein L17, with the translated sequence MAYRKLGRTSSQRKALLRDLTTDLIVNERIETTETRAKELRSTVEKMITLGKRGDLHARRQAAAYIRRDMATVTNEEGEESTVYALQKLFNDVAPRYAERQGGYTRIMKVGPRRGDGAPMVIIELV